In one Leptospira levettii genomic region, the following are encoded:
- a CDS encoding Lsa36 family surface (lipo)protein, with the protein MKFRIVFLSTVLVTLFAQTELSAQFTCEGTACSFLPSQLTETGNATLKKFEKGYLDEVLKTNLEAGFLANVGASNIGTGTVRRIQIGVSASAAGYKKDDIQIQDDLIKYPKLPNVGGAVIPSIHLDINPGWLLGTDDGSFLRRFGIFLHGMNVAVTQDQLQTASNNKNYEGRIAVRSYGGMLRYQLVEKEGFLMNLITWNGINVGVGHHVMEQNMSLSYLEGKAAQIEFQGVKGKWGGDTNFLFNTKVQTTNVDLRTGIGLFWVANLIVGGGYSWNSGHNSASLSRRGPFIISANQDLPLELPREYQTVLDQQLLAQNPNATLGFRASGESNSKRGIGYGIVGLELDLFMLKVIAEGLYGGKDLYSANLGLKLSF; encoded by the coding sequence ATGAAATTTAGAATCGTTTTCCTTTCCACAGTTTTGGTCACCTTGTTTGCACAAACGGAACTATCTGCCCAATTTACCTGCGAAGGAACAGCTTGTAGTTTTTTGCCTTCACAACTCACAGAAACAGGAAATGCCACACTTAAAAAATTCGAGAAGGGTTATCTCGACGAAGTATTAAAAACAAATTTAGAAGCAGGTTTTTTGGCCAATGTAGGAGCAAGTAACATTGGAACAGGTACTGTCCGCCGTATCCAAATTGGTGTGAGTGCATCTGCTGCTGGTTATAAAAAAGACGATATCCAAATCCAAGATGATTTAATCAAATACCCAAAACTTCCGAATGTTGGTGGAGCTGTCATACCGTCCATCCACTTGGACATCAACCCAGGTTGGTTACTCGGAACTGATGATGGTAGTTTCCTTCGTCGATTTGGAATTTTTTTGCATGGAATGAATGTTGCTGTCACACAAGACCAACTCCAAACTGCATCGAATAACAAAAATTATGAGGGAAGGATCGCCGTACGCTCGTATGGTGGTATGCTTCGTTACCAACTGGTCGAAAAAGAAGGGTTTTTAATGAACCTCATTACTTGGAATGGGATCAATGTGGGAGTGGGGCATCATGTGATGGAACAGAACATGAGTCTCAGTTATTTGGAAGGGAAAGCCGCTCAAATTGAATTCCAAGGTGTAAAGGGAAAATGGGGTGGTGACACGAATTTTCTTTTTAACACAAAGGTGCAAACAACCAATGTGGACTTACGTACTGGGATTGGACTCTTTTGGGTAGCAAACTTAATCGTGGGGGGAGGTTACAGTTGGAATTCTGGGCATAATTCTGCTTCTCTCTCTCGTAGAGGCCCTTTCATCATTTCAGCCAACCAAGATTTGCCATTGGAACTTCCTAGAGAATACCAGACAGTCCTTGACCAACAACTCCTTGCCCAAAATCCAAATGCCACTCTTGGTTTTCGTGCCAGTGGAGAATCCAATTCGAAACGAGGGATTGGGTATGGGATTGTGGGTTTGGAATTGGACTTGTTCATGCTCAAAGTCATCGCCGAGGGATTGTATGGTGGCAAAGACCTCTACTCAGCAAATTTAGGACTCAAACTCTCATTTTAG